In the Euphorbia lathyris chromosome 5, ddEupLath1.1, whole genome shotgun sequence genome, one interval contains:
- the LOC136231042 gene encoding patellin-6, which translates to MEASSPKPPKPYKKSFVTTLMEAATLRSPSFKEDTYFLSHLKSSEKKALQELRDKLSAASEDATECSMWGVPLLTGGEKADVILLKFLRARDFRVADSINMLEKCLCWRKEFAADNVCEEELGFKELEGVVAYMHGYDREGHPVCYNAYGVFRDKEMYERTFGDEEKLKKFLRWRVQVLERGIHLLQFKPGGVNSIIQVTDLKDMPKKELRVASNHILSLFQDNYPEMVARKIFINVPWYFSMLYSMFSPFLTQRTKSKFVISKEGNVAETLYKFVRPEEIPVQYGGLGRGSDLQSGQPKQASEFTVKGGEKVNIQIEGIEGGATITWDIVVGGWELEYSAEFVPNAQGSYAIAVEKARKISSGEEAIHNSYTSKQAGKMILSVDNTSSTRKKVAAYRYFVRKSPVV; encoded by the exons ATGGAAGCTTCATCTCCAAAACCTCCAAAACCTTACAAGAAAAGCTTCGTTACTACTCTAATGGAGGCCGCGACTCTTCGCTCTCCTTCTTTCAAAGAAGACACGTATTTCCTCTCTCACCTCAAGTCCTCCGAGAAGAAAGCGCTTCAAGAGCTGAGAGACAAACTCTCCGCCGCATCTGAGGACGCTACCGAGTGTTCAATGTGGGGAGTTCCTCTGCTAACCGGCGGCGAGAAGGCCGACGTTATACTGTTGAAGTTTCTCCGAGCGAGAGACTTCAGAGTGGCTGATTCGATTAATATGCTGGAGAAATGCTTGTGCTGGAGAAAGGAATTTGCGGCGGATAATGTTTGCGAAGAGGAATTAGGGTTTAAAGAGCTTGAAGGAGTTGTAGCTTATATGCACGGGTATGATAGAGAGGGACATCCTGTTTGTTACAATGCGTATGGTGTGTTTAGAGATAAGGAAATGTATGAGAGAACGTTTGGAGATGAAGAGAAGTTGAAGAAATTTCTTCGATGGAGAGTTCAGGTTTTGGAAAGAGGGATTCATCTTCTCCAGTTTAAACCAGGAGGTGTTAATTCCATTATTCAGGTAACCGATCTCAAAGATATGCCTAAGAAAGAGCTTAGAGTCGCTTCGAATCACATCCTCTCTCTTTTCCAAGACAATTACCCGGAAATGGTAGCTCGTAAG ATTTTCATCAATGTTCCATGGTACTTCAGTATGTTGTATTCAATGTTTAGTCCGTTTCTCACTCAACGAACCAAGAGCAAGTTTGTCATCTCCAAGGAGGGAAATGTTGCAGAGACGCTGTATAA ATTTGTAAGGCCGGAAGAGATTCCAGTTCAGTATGGTGGATTAGGTAGAGGCAGCGATTTGCAGAGTGGTCAACCGAAACAGGCTTCTGAGTTTACTGTAAAAGGAGGAGAGAAAGTGAACATTCAGATTGAAGGAATTGAG GGAGGAGCAACAATTACATGGGACATAGTAGTGGGGGGCTGGGAATTGGAGTACAGTGCAGAATTTGTGCCAAATGCACAAGGGAGCTACGCCATAGCCGTGGAGAAAGCAAGAAAGATAAGTTCAGGAGAAGAAGCTATTCACAATTCTTACACATCTAAACAAGCTGGGAAGATGATTCTTTCTGTCGACAACACTTCGTCTACGAGAAAAAAGGTCGCCGCCTATCGCTATTTTGTCCGTAAATCCCCTGTTGTCTAA